A genomic segment from Neobacillus sp. YX16 encodes:
- the ahpF gene encoding alkyl hydroperoxide reductase subunit F, with translation MLLDADIKAQLSQYLQLMEGEILLKVSAGTDDVSRDMLLLIDELATMSKNIKVEKTELERTPSFSVNRIGEDTGVTFAGIPLGHEFTSLVLALLQVSGRAPKVDQKVIDQIKAIKGEYHFESYISLTCHNCPDVVQALNIMSVLNPGISHTMIDGAAYKAEVEGKNIMAVPTVFLNGENFGGGRMTIEEILAKMGSGTHFSELSDKEPFDVLVVGGGPAGASAAIYAARKGIRTGIVAERFGGQVMDTMGIENFIGTKYTEGPKVAASLEEHVKEYEIDVMNLQRAKSLEKNEFVEVELENGAILKSKTVILSTGARWRNVGVPGEAEFKNKGVAYCPHCDGPLFAGKRVAVIGGGNSGIEAAIDLAGIVKHVTVLEFAAELKADAVLQERLHSLPNVTVILNAQTKEITGTDKVNGISYMDRETEEIKHIELEGIFVQIGLVPNTDWLGENMERTRMGEIVVDKHGATSIPGVFAAGDCTDSAYKQIIISMGSGATAALGAFDYLIRN, from the coding sequence ATGTTACTAGATGCAGATATAAAAGCACAGTTATCCCAGTATCTTCAACTGATGGAAGGCGAAATCCTTCTTAAAGTCAGCGCAGGAACCGATGACGTATCTCGCGACATGCTGCTATTGATTGATGAATTGGCAACCATGTCCAAAAACATTAAGGTTGAAAAAACAGAACTAGAGAGAACACCAAGCTTTAGTGTGAATCGCATCGGTGAAGACACTGGTGTAACATTTGCTGGTATTCCTCTAGGACATGAATTCACTTCCTTAGTATTGGCTCTCTTGCAGGTTAGCGGAAGAGCACCAAAGGTTGATCAAAAAGTAATCGACCAAATTAAAGCAATCAAAGGTGAATATCACTTTGAATCTTACATTAGCTTAACTTGCCACAACTGTCCTGATGTTGTACAAGCCTTGAACATCATGAGCGTTCTCAACCCTGGTATTTCTCATACCATGATTGATGGTGCGGCGTATAAAGCTGAGGTTGAAGGCAAGAACATTATGGCTGTTCCAACGGTTTTCCTTAATGGGGAAAACTTTGGCGGCGGCCGTATGACGATTGAGGAAATCCTTGCTAAAATGGGTTCTGGTACTCACTTCTCCGAGCTTTCTGACAAGGAACCATTTGATGTCCTAGTTGTCGGCGGCGGACCTGCTGGTGCGAGTGCTGCGATCTATGCAGCTCGTAAAGGCATTCGGACAGGTATCGTTGCTGAACGCTTTGGTGGTCAAGTGATGGATACAATGGGTATCGAGAACTTTATCGGTACGAAATATACTGAAGGTCCTAAAGTGGCAGCAAGTCTTGAAGAGCATGTCAAAGAATACGAAATTGATGTAATGAATCTTCAGCGTGCCAAATCCTTAGAAAAGAACGAATTTGTAGAAGTTGAACTCGAAAACGGCGCTATTTTAAAAAGTAAAACCGTTATTCTTTCAACTGGTGCACGCTGGCGTAATGTTGGCGTCCCAGGTGAAGCCGAGTTCAAGAACAAAGGTGTAGCTTATTGCCCACACTGTGATGGTCCATTGTTTGCTGGAAAACGCGTTGCTGTTATTGGCGGCGGGAATTCCGGTATTGAGGCAGCCATTGACCTTGCAGGAATCGTCAAGCATGTAACGGTTCTTGAGTTTGCAGCTGAGTTAAAAGCAGATGCGGTACTGCAAGAACGTCTACACAGCCTGCCAAATGTGACTGTAATACTGAATGCTCAAACAAAAGAAATCACTGGTACTGACAAGGTAAATGGTATTTCTTATATGGATCGTGAAACAGAAGAAATTAAGCATATTGAATTAGAAGGTATTTTCGTTCAAATCGGTCTTGTTCCAAACACAGACTGGTTAGGCGAAAATATGGAACGTACTCGTATGGGAGAAATTGTTGTCGACAAGCATGGCGCAACAAGTATCCCAGGCGTATTTGCAGCAGGTGACTGTACTGATAGTGCTTATAAGCAAATCATCATCTCTATGGGATCTGGTGCAACAGCAGCCTTAGGTGCCTTCGATTACCTTATTCGAAATTAA
- a CDS encoding DUF1002 domain-containing protein → MKRKLRAMLLTITMLVAVPSISFADAVEGDTIVSLGENLTEQQKNDLLAELGVPENAQMITVSNQEEHDYLGEFIPKAQIGSRAISSASITMGAMDSGLDVQTNNITWVTDEMYINALTTAGVKDADIRISAPFDVSGTAALTGIMKAYEATTNKEIPEEIKKAANEELVKTAQLGDSIGADNAAALMGKVKEEIAKNEPKTEADLRALIEQVAAELGITLSDAELDRLVEFFNGLKAMDIDWKQVKEQLSDISTFLQSEEGQSFLQRLQDFLNSSLDEVRSLFAK, encoded by the coding sequence ATGAAACGAAAATTACGTGCGATGTTGCTTACGATAACGATGCTAGTAGCAGTTCCTTCTATTAGTTTTGCAGATGCAGTTGAAGGAGATACGATAGTTTCATTAGGGGAGAACTTAACAGAACAGCAAAAAAATGATCTGTTAGCAGAGTTAGGGGTACCGGAAAATGCACAGATGATTACGGTATCCAATCAAGAAGAGCATGATTATTTAGGGGAGTTTATTCCTAAGGCACAAATTGGTTCACGTGCGATTTCATCCGCGAGCATAACCATGGGTGCGATGGATTCCGGGTTAGATGTGCAAACGAACAATATTACATGGGTTACGGATGAAATGTATATCAATGCCTTGACTACAGCCGGTGTAAAGGATGCAGACATAAGGATTTCCGCTCCGTTTGATGTTTCCGGTACAGCTGCTTTGACAGGAATTATGAAAGCTTATGAAGCAACAACGAATAAAGAAATTCCGGAAGAAATCAAAAAAGCAGCGAATGAGGAATTGGTGAAGACCGCACAGCTCGGTGACTCGATCGGTGCCGACAATGCTGCTGCTCTCATGGGAAAAGTCAAAGAAGAAATCGCCAAGAACGAACCGAAAACTGAAGCTGACTTGCGCGCCTTAATTGAACAAGTTGCCGCAGAGCTTGGGATTACGTTATCAGATGCAGAGTTAGATAGGTTAGTAGAATTCTTCAACGGTCTGAAGGCGATGGATATTGACTGGAAACAGGTCAAAGAGCAATTAAGTGATATCTCTACATTTTTGCAATCAGAAGAAGGGCAGTCATTTTTACAGAGGCTGCAAGATTTCTTAAATAGCTCACTTGATGAGGTTCGTTCCCTCTTTGCTAAATGA
- a CDS encoding S8 family peptidase has product MEQRLRLIPYQVNEVVEVVSEVPKGIEMIEAPKIWEKSKGKGITVAILDTGCDVTHADLSERIIGGRNFTDDDNGNPNVYTDYNGHGTHVAGTIAAVQNNNGVIGVAPEANLLILKVLDKNGSGQYDWIINGINYAVEQKADIISMSLGGSADVPELHQAIQNAIAHQILVVCAAGNEGDGQDSSDEFSYPASYNEVISVGAIDLQRHSSEFSNSNNEVDLVAPGEEILSTYLNGTYAKLSGTSMATPHVSGALALIIDIVTKRFERNLTEPELYAQLVKRTVPLGNSPKLEGNGFLYLTVEDYLSDVFNQKLSAQALKI; this is encoded by the coding sequence ATGGAACAAAGATTACGTTTAATTCCGTATCAAGTGAATGAAGTGGTCGAAGTGGTGTCTGAGGTGCCAAAAGGCATTGAGATGATTGAGGCTCCAAAAATCTGGGAGAAATCGAAAGGTAAGGGAATCACAGTTGCCATATTAGACACAGGCTGCGATGTCACCCATGCTGATTTGAGTGAACGAATTATCGGCGGACGGAATTTCACGGATGATGATAATGGAAATCCTAATGTATACACTGACTATAATGGTCATGGTACACATGTGGCGGGCACCATTGCTGCTGTCCAAAACAATAATGGAGTCATTGGTGTGGCACCTGAAGCAAATTTACTGATTTTAAAAGTGCTCGATAAGAATGGTTCAGGACAATACGACTGGATTATCAATGGTATCAACTATGCCGTTGAACAGAAGGCGGATATTATCTCTATGAGTCTCGGTGGTTCTGCGGATGTACCCGAGTTACATCAAGCGATTCAAAACGCAATCGCTCATCAAATTCTAGTCGTTTGTGCAGCTGGTAATGAGGGAGATGGACAGGATTCTTCAGATGAATTCTCCTATCCTGCCTCCTACAATGAAGTCATCAGCGTCGGAGCCATTGATCTGCAGCGACATTCTTCTGAGTTTTCAAATTCGAATAATGAAGTCGACTTAGTAGCGCCTGGTGAAGAAATCCTTTCAACCTATTTAAACGGCACGTATGCAAAACTATCCGGCACTTCGATGGCAACACCGCATGTATCCGGTGCACTTGCGCTCATAATAGATATTGTCACAAAAAGATTCGAGCGAAATCTGACAGAGCCTGAGCTTTATGCACAATTAGTAAAGAGAACAGTTCCTCTAGGAAACTCGCCAAAACTTGAAGGCAATGGATTCCTGTACTTAACAGTAGAGGACTACTTATCGGATGTGTTTAATCAAAAGTTATCTGCTCAGGCATTGAAAATATAA